The Streptomyces racemochromogenes DNA segment CGGGCCGCCGGCGTTCTGCGGCGGGTCGACGGGCTCGGTCATCACCGCGGTGAGCGTGGCGAGCGCGTTGCCCTTGTCGTACGGGGGCACGCCCTCGACGGCCGCGTACAGCAGCCCGCCGAGGGACCACATGTCCGCGGGCGGTCCGGGCTTCTGGCCGCGGGCGCGCTCCGGGGAGATGTACGAGGGGGCTCCGACCAGCATGCCGGTGGAGGTGATGGAGGGGTCGCCCTCCACCTGGGCGATGCCGAAGTCGGTGAGCACGACGCGGCCGGAGGCGGCGATGAGCACGTTGGACGGCTTCACGTCGCGGTGCAGGATCCCCTGGCGGTGCGCGGCGCGGAGCACGTCGAGCACGGCGAGGCCGACCTCGGCCGCGCGGTGCGGGGTCAGCGGGCCGTTCTCCCGGACGAACTCGGCGAGCGAGGGGCCCTCGATGAGCTCCATGACGATCCAGGGGCGGGCGTCCTCGTCGACGACGTCGTAGACGGTGACGGCCCCTTCGTTGCGGATCCGGGCGATGGCCTTGGCCTCGCGGAGGGTCCGGGTGATGAGCCGGCGCTTCTCGTCCTCGTCGACGCCGTTGCCGAAGCGGAGCTCCTTGACGGCGACGGTCCGGCCGAGGACCTCGTCCTCGGCGCGCCAGACGGTACCCATGCCGCCCTTGCCGAGCACGGCACCCAACCGGTACCGCCCGGCCAGCAACCGCCCCTCGCGCCGCGCCTCTTCGACGTCGCCCTCGTCCGCCTGGGCAAGGGCGTCCTCGACGCGACTCCGCTTCCCAGCCCCCGCATCCGCGCCCACCCCCTTGGCCTCGGCACCCTTGGCGGGAGCGCCCTTCGCAGGGGCGTCGCCCGAGGACTCGCCCTTCTCCGAAGCCGCCTTGGCGGACGCCACCTTCGCGGGAGCGTCCTTGGCGGGCTCGTCCCCGGCCGGATCTGCCGTGGCGGCCCCGTCCTTCTTCAGGTCCGCCTTCGCGGCAGCACCCTCCACCGGAGCCGCCCCGACGGACGCACCCTTGGCGGGAGCGTCCTTCGCAGGGGCGTCGCCCGAGGACTCGCCCTTCTCCGAAGCCGCCTTGGCGGACGCCACCTTCGCGGGAGCGTCCTTGGCGGGCTCGTCCCCGGCCGGAACTGCCGTGGCAGCCCCGTCCTTCTTCAGGCCCACGGACGCACCCTTCGCCGGAGCGTCCTTCGCAGGGGTGTCGCCCGAAGGCTCGCCCTTCTCCGAAGCCGCCTTGGCGGACGCCACCTTCGCGGGGGCACCATTGTCGGGCTCGTCCTCGGCCGGGACTGCCGTGGCCGCCTCGTCCTTCTTCAGGTCCGCCTTCGCGGCAGCACCCTCCGCCGGAGCCGCCCCGACGGACGCGCCCTTCGCGGGAGCGTCCTTGGCGGGCTCGGCCGGTTCGGGGGGCTCAACGGCCCCGGCCGGACCGGGCTTCGCAGCGGAAGCGGAGCCGCGCGGCCGGGGGAGGGCGGCGGCGGAACCGGCGGGCCCGGCCCCGTCATCCAGCTTCGCCGCAGGCGCCCCGGCAGACGACTCGGTGTGCTCCGGCTTCGACATGCGTCCCCTCTGCGATCGTGCAGCCTGCCCCGGCTGCCTCGGCAGCCGCCGGGGGGCACGGTAATCCACCCCGGCAGAAACCTCATTGTTGCTCACTCCGCATCCGACGGGAGCCCCGGGTCCGCCGGTTCCCCCTCGTGTATCTCGGAGTTACAACGGGACGATGTCGGGCGCCCCCAACCGTGCCGCGTCCGCCGTCTGGTCGTCCGGCTGGCGCTGTGATTCCCGCTCCGCCTGCACCCGCTTCTCGTAGTGCTCGACCTCCTTCTCGATCTGCTGCTTGTCCCAGCCCAGCACCGGAGCCATCAATTCCGCACATTCGCGCGCCGATCGGGTCCCCCGGTCGAAGGTCTCGATGGAGATCCGGGTCCGCCGGGTCAGCACGTCGTCCAGGTGCCGGGCGCCCTCGTGCGAGGCGGCGTAGACGATTTCCGCCCGCAGGTAGTCCTCCGCACCGGTCACCGGCTCGGCCAGCCCCGGATCGGCCTCGATCAGCCCGAGCAGTTCCTCCGTCAGGGACCCGTAGCGGTTCAACAGGTGTTCCACCCGCACCACATGGAGCCCCGTCCGCGCGGCCATGCGGGCGCGGCCGTTCCACAGGGCCCGGTAGCCCTCCGCCCCCACCAGCGGCACGTCCTCCGTCACGCACTCCGCGACCCGCTGGTCCAGCCCGTGCACCGCCTCGTCGACCGCGTCCTTCGCCATCACCCGGTACGTCGTGTACTTGCCGCCCGCCACCACCACCAGGCCCGGCACCGGATGGGCCACCGTGTGCTCGCGGGAGAGCTTGCTCGTGGCGTCCGACTCCCCCGCCAGCAGCGGCCGCAGGCCCGCGTACACGCCCTGGACGTCGTCCCGCGTGAGCGGCACCGCCAGCACCGAGTTCACGTGCTCCAGCAGGTAGTCGATGTCCGCGCTCGACGCCGCCGGGTGCGCCTTGTCCAGGTCCCAGTCCGTGTCCGTGGTGCCCACGATCCAGTGCCGGCCCCACGGGATCACGAACAGCACCGACTTCTCGGTCCGCAGGATCAGCCCGGTGCTGGAGTGGATCCGGTCCTTCGGGACGACCAGGTGGATCCCCTTCGACGCCCGTACGTGGAACTGTCCGCGCTCGCCGATCAGCGCCTGGGTGTCGTCCGTCCACACCCCGGTCGCGTTCACGACCTGCTTCGCCCGGATCTCGTACTCGCCACCGCCTTCCACATCACGCACCGTGGCCCCGACGACCCGCTCGCCCTCGCGCAGGAAGCCGACCACCCTCGCCCGATTGGCGCAGTGCGCCCCGTACGCCGCGGCCGTCCGGACCAGCGTGGCGACGTAGCGCGCGTCGTCCATCTGGGCGTCGTAGTACTGCAGGGCGCCCACCAGGGCGTCCTTGCGCAGGGCCGGCGCGATGCGCAGGGCCCGCTTGCGCGTCAGGTGCCGGTGGGTGGGCAGGCCGCGGCCGTGTCCGCTGGAGACGGACATCGCGTCGTACAGGGCCACGCCCGAGCCGGCGTAGAAGCGCTCCCAGCCCTTGTGCTGGAGGGGGTACAGGAAGGGCACCGGCTTCACCAGGTGCGGGGCGAGGCGCTCCAGCAGCAGCCCGCGCTCCTTGAGCGCCTCCCGTACGAGGGCGAAGTCGAGCATCTCCAGGTACCGCAGGCCGCCGTGGATCAGTTTGCTCGACCGGCTCGACGTCCCGGACGCCCAGTCACGGGCCTCCACCAGGCCCGTGGACAGGCCTCTGGTCACGGCGTCCAGCGCGGTGCCCGCGCCGACCACGCCCGCGCCGACGACCAGAACGTCCACTTCGCGCTCGGCCATCCGGGCGAGCGCCTCCGCGCGCTGTACCGGTCCCAGTGTCGCTGTCCTCACGGCTGCCTCCCGTTGGTGCGGGCCGTACCCGCTCGGTGCGGGTGATCCCGCTCACATCGCCCGCTTGTCGATTCTGACCGGCCGCACCCACATCAGCCACCGCCTGTGGACAACACAACGGCGACCACCACCCCACAATGCGACATATCTGTCATATATACGCCTAGTCTGACATTGCGCCAGCTCCACTCGTCCACAGGACTTGCGCGCACCGCCTCCTCATGCATGCCAGGGAAGGGAAGGGACGGCCCCCCATGCCCGCAGATCTCGCCGTCATCGGACTCGGCCACCTCGGCCTCCCCCTCGCCCAGGCGGCCGTAGCCGCCGGAATCGAGACCGTCGGCTACGACAGCGGCCCCGCCACGGACAGCACCCTCACCGCCGCCGAGATCCGCCGCATGTCGGCGGCCGGCTTCCGCGTCACCACGAACCCCGCCGAACTCGGCCGGGTCCGCACCGCCGTCATCTGCGCCCCTACCCAGCTCGGCGCCGACCGTGCGCTCGACCTCGGGGCCGTCGGCGAGGCGGGCCGCACCCTCGCCGCCCGGCTGCGCCCGCACACCACCGTGATCCTGGAATCCGCCGCCCACCCCGGCGTCACCGAGGACTACCTGCGGCCCATCCTCGAAGAGGGCTCCGGCCTGCGGGCCGGCCGGGACTTCCACCTGGCCTACTCCCCCAGCCGCCTCGACCCCGGCAACCGGACCCACACCATCTCCAACACCCCCAGGGTCATCGGCGGCCTCACCCCCGCCTGCACCGAGTCCGCGCACGCCTTCTACGCCCGCCTCACCGAGAAGGTCGTACGCGCCCGCGGCCTGCGCGAGGCCGAGACCGTACAGCTCCTGGAGACCAACTACCGGCACGTCAACATCGCCCTGATGAACGAGATGGCCGTCCTCTGCCACGACCTCGGCGTCGACCTGTGGGACGTCATCCGCTGCGCCGAGACCAAGCCGTACGGCTTCCAGGCCTTCCGCCCCGGCCCCGGGGTCGGCGGCCACGGCGTCCCCCTCGACCCCAACTACCTCCCCCACACCACCCGCACCCCCGGCCACCCCCTGCGCATGGTCGGACTGGCCCAGGAGATCAACAACCGGATGCCGCAGTACGTCATCCAGCGCTGCGCCACCCTGCTGAACGAGCACGGCAAGTCCGCGCGCGGCGCCCGCGTCCTCCTCCTGGGCGTCACCTACAAGCCCGACCTCGCCGACCAGGAGGGCTCCCCGGCCCGCGAGATCGCCAGCCGACTCCTCGACCTGGGCGCGCAGATCAGCTACCACGACCCGTACATCGCGGGCTGGCGGGTCCGCGACCAGCCCGTGCCGCGCGCCGACTCCCTCTACGAGGCCGCCGCCAACGCCGACCTGACGATCCTGCTCCAGCACCACCGCACCTACGACATGCAGGGCCTGGCGGTGAAGGCACAGCTCCTCCTCGACACCCGCGGCGCCAGCCCGGCCGGCGCGGCCCACCGCCTCTGACGGCGGACCCGCCCCAGGTCACGACCGGATCCCGGTCCGGTCACCCGACCGAAATCCCCCGGTGGAATTCGACCGTCCCCTGTTAGCCTGCGGCGTCACTTATCCCGCACTTACGCCCTCCGGGCGGCCGTGCGTCCGAATCCCTGGGGGGGATTTCCACCATGAGCCAGAACTTCCAGCCGCCGGCGCCCGCCTCCTACACCGAGGCCCCCGCCCCCGCCCCCGCCCCGGCGCGCGGCGGCAACGTCGGCCTCGGCATCGCCGCCGGCGTCGTGGCGGCACTGGTCGCGGCCGCCGCGTACGGCGGCATCATGAACGCCCTCGACCGCGAGATCGGTTACGCGGCCGCCGGCGTCGGCCTCCTCGTGGGCCTGGCCGCCGGCAAGATCGGCGGGCGCAACCCGGTCCTGCCCGTGGTCGCCGCCGTGCTGTCCCTCGGCGCCGTCTACCTCGGCCAGCTGTTCTTCGTCGTCCTCGTGGCCACCAAGATCGACAACAGCGGGGTCATGGACGTCATCGACAAGGTCGGCGTCTCCGGCCTGAACGCGGTCTGGAAGGAGAGCCTGGACCCCATCTCCTTCCTCTTCTTCGGCCTCGCCGCCTTCGTCGCCTTCGGCTCCGCCAAGAAGGCGAGCGACTGAGCACACGCCCCGCACGCGCCGGAGGGCCGGCACCCCTGACGGGGTGCCGGCCCTCCGGCGTGCTCGCGGTGAGGGGTCAGCGGCTGTGCTGCGAGTCCGCGACCGTGACCTCGACGCGCTGGAACTCCTTGAGCTCGCTGTAGCCGGTGGTGGCCATCGAGCGGCGGAGCGCGCCGAAGAAGTTCATCGAGCCGTCCGGGGTGTGCGACGGGCCCGTGAGGATCTCCTCGGTGGTGCCGACGGTGCCGAGGTCGACCTTCTTGCCGCGCGGCACGTCCTCGTGGACGGCCTCCATGCCCCAGTGGTTGCCCTTGCCCGGGGCGTCGGTGGCGCGGGCCAGCGGGGAGCCCATCATGACGGCGTCGGCGCCGCAGGCCACGGCCTTCGGGATGTCGCCGGACCAGCCCACGCCGCCGTCGGCGATGACGTGGACGTAGCGGCCGCCGGACTCGTCCATGTAGTCGCGGCGGGCCGCGGCCACGTCCGCGACGGCGGTGGCCATCGGGACCTGGATGCCGAGCACGTTGCGCGTGGTGTGCGCGGCGCCGCCGCCGAAGCCGACGAGGACGCCCGCCGCGCCGGTGCGCATCAGGTGCAGGGCCGCCGTGTAGGTGGCGCAGCCGCCGACGATGACCGGGACGTCGAGCTCGTAGATGAACTGCTTGAGGTTCAGCGGCTCGGCGGCGCCGGAGACGTGCTCCGCGGACACGGTGGTGCCGCGGATCACGAAGATGTCCACGCCCGCGTCCACGACCGCCTTGGAGAACTCGGCGGTGCGCTGCGGGGAGAGCGCGGCGGCGGTGACGACGCCCGAGTCGCGCACCTCCTTGATGCGCTGCCGGATCAGGTCGGCCTGGATCGGCGCGGCGTAGATCTCCTGGAGGCGGCGGGTGGCCCTGGCCTCGTCCAGCTCCGCGATCTCGTCGAGCAGCGGCTGCGGGTCCTCGTAGCGGGTCCACAGGCCTTCGAGGTTCAGCACGCCGAGGCCGCCGAGCTCGCCGATGCGGATCGCGGTCTGCGGGGAGACCACCGAGTCCATGGGGGCGGCCAGGAAGGGGAGCTCGAAGCGGTACGCGTCGATCTGCCAGGCGATCGAGACCTCCTTCGGGTCCCGCGTACGCCGGCTGGGGACGATGGCGATGTCGTCGAAGGCGTACGCCCGGCGGCCGCGCTTGCCGCGCCCGATCTCGATCTCAGTCACGTGTGGTGGCCTTTCCTCTGGGTCTGCCCGTCCAGTATCCCCGAACCCCGGGGACCCGCGTTCCGGTGACCGCTGTACGGACGGCCGATCCCCCGGAAACGGCGGGGGGCGGGCCCGGAAACCCGGACCCGCCCCTCGCCTCGGCCTGCTAGCCCTTACGGGAGTAGTTCGGCGCTTCCACCGTCATCTGGATGTCGTGCGGGTGGCTCTCCTTGAGGCCCGCCGAGGTGATCCGGACGAAGCGGCCCCGGTCCTGGAGCTCGGGGACGGTGCGGCCGCCGACGTAGAACATCGACTGGCGCAGGCCGCCGACCAGCTGGTGGACGACCGCGGAGAGCGGGCCGCGGTACGGCACCTGGCCCTCGATGCCCTCGGGGATGAGCTTGTCGTCGCCGCCCACGCCCTCCTGGAAGTAGCGGTCCTTGGAGAAGGACTTGCGGTCGCCGCGGGACTGCATCGCGCCGAGCGAGCCCATGCCGCGGTACGACTTGAACTGCTTGCCGTTGATGAAGAGCAGCTCGCCCGGGGACTCCTCGCAGCCCGCGAGCAGCGAGCCGAGCATCACGGTGTCGGCGCCCGCGACGAGGGCCTTGGCGATGTCGCCGGAGTACTGGAGGCCGCCGTCGCCGATGACGGGGACGCCCGCGGCCTTGGCGGCGAGGGCGGCCTCGTAGATCGCGGTGACCTGCGGGACGCCGATGCCGGCGACGACGCGGGTGGTGCAGATGGAGCCGGGGCCGACGCCGACCTTGATGCCGTCGCAGCCGGCGTCGACGAGCGCCTGGGCGCCGTCGCGGGTG contains these protein-coding regions:
- a CDS encoding glycerol-3-phosphate dehydrogenase/oxidase; the encoded protein is MRTATLGPVQRAEALARMAEREVDVLVVGAGVVGAGTALDAVTRGLSTGLVEARDWASGTSSRSSKLIHGGLRYLEMLDFALVREALKERGLLLERLAPHLVKPVPFLYPLQHKGWERFYAGSGVALYDAMSVSSGHGRGLPTHRHLTRKRALRIAPALRKDALVGALQYYDAQMDDARYVATLVRTAAAYGAHCANRARVVGFLREGERVVGATVRDVEGGGEYEIRAKQVVNATGVWTDDTQALIGERGQFHVRASKGIHLVVPKDRIHSSTGLILRTEKSVLFVIPWGRHWIVGTTDTDWDLDKAHPAASSADIDYLLEHVNSVLAVPLTRDDVQGVYAGLRPLLAGESDATSKLSREHTVAHPVPGLVVVAGGKYTTYRVMAKDAVDEAVHGLDQRVAECVTEDVPLVGAEGYRALWNGRARMAARTGLHVVRVEHLLNRYGSLTEELLGLIEADPGLAEPVTGAEDYLRAEIVYAASHEGARHLDDVLTRRTRISIETFDRGTRSARECAELMAPVLGWDKQQIEKEVEHYEKRVQAERESQRQPDDQTADAARLGAPDIVPL
- a CDS encoding nucleotide sugar dehydrogenase, producing the protein MPADLAVIGLGHLGLPLAQAAVAAGIETVGYDSGPATDSTLTAAEIRRMSAAGFRVTTNPAELGRVRTAVICAPTQLGADRALDLGAVGEAGRTLAARLRPHTTVILESAAHPGVTEDYLRPILEEGSGLRAGRDFHLAYSPSRLDPGNRTHTISNTPRVIGGLTPACTESAHAFYARLTEKVVRARGLREAETVQLLETNYRHVNIALMNEMAVLCHDLGVDLWDVIRCAETKPYGFQAFRPGPGVGGHGVPLDPNYLPHTTRTPGHPLRMVGLAQEINNRMPQYVIQRCATLLNEHGKSARGARVLLLGVTYKPDLADQEGSPAREIASRLLDLGAQISYHDPYIAGWRVRDQPVPRADSLYEAAANADLTILLQHHRTYDMQGLAVKAQLLLDTRGASPAGAAHRL
- a CDS encoding serine/threonine protein kinase gives rise to the protein MSKPEHTESSAGAPAAKLDDGAGPAGSAAALPRPRGSASAAKPGPAGAVEPPEPAEPAKDAPAKGASVGAAPAEGAAAKADLKKDEAATAVPAEDEPDNGAPAKVASAKAASEKGEPSGDTPAKDAPAKGASVGLKKDGAATAVPAGDEPAKDAPAKVASAKAASEKGESSGDAPAKDAPAKGASVGAAPVEGAAAKADLKKDGAATADPAGDEPAKDAPAKVASAKAASEKGESSGDAPAKGAPAKGAEAKGVGADAGAGKRSRVEDALAQADEGDVEEARREGRLLAGRYRLGAVLGKGGMGTVWRAEDEVLGRTVAVKELRFGNGVDEDEKRRLITRTLREAKAIARIRNEGAVTVYDVVDEDARPWIVMELIEGPSLAEFVRENGPLTPHRAAEVGLAVLDVLRAAHRQGILHRDVKPSNVLIAASGRVVLTDFGIAQVEGDPSITSTGMLVGAPSYISPERARGQKPGPPADMWSLGGLLYAAVEGVPPYDKGNALATLTAVMTEPVDPPQNAGGPLTEVIYGLLVKDPAMRLGEDQARTMLTAVINAPEPAAAPEPQPLPPVEETRPISLTKADAAAEKAAKKERERREREQRERTRAALKAARKAAAAEAAAAAEAPPARPAQPGPSLTDVVSRRTIVLAIAAVVVVLAVVGSLIAYMIKGDGKDGGRKNEGKGGPVASGTPSPGPSAGNGPSASAGSSPSANPSGTPGAPAPSGTPGGADQGQGQGQNPAQGQSQGQGQGASPGGPAGGLPAGFATVTDLGFHFSMAMPEGFRQTGTAGEDSGAIYSRDGGFPRIQVDYTGSPGNDARLAWAKLAPAVAGSSKNYRLIRLDTVSYRNYPTVADWEFEREQQGTRVRVLNRGFKADATHGYAIMITCAADQWDGPECTQLRDTAFQTFQPLG
- a CDS encoding GuaB3 family IMP dehydrogenase-related protein — its product is MTEIEIGRGKRGRRAYAFDDIAIVPSRRTRDPKEVSIAWQIDAYRFELPFLAAPMDSVVSPQTAIRIGELGGLGVLNLEGLWTRYEDPQPLLDEIAELDEARATRRLQEIYAAPIQADLIRQRIKEVRDSGVVTAAALSPQRTAEFSKAVVDAGVDIFVIRGTTVSAEHVSGAAEPLNLKQFIYELDVPVIVGGCATYTAALHLMRTGAAGVLVGFGGGAAHTTRNVLGIQVPMATAVADVAAARRDYMDESGGRYVHVIADGGVGWSGDIPKAVACGADAVMMGSPLARATDAPGKGNHWGMEAVHEDVPRGKKVDLGTVGTTEEILTGPSHTPDGSMNFFGALRRSMATTGYSELKEFQRVEVTVADSQHSR